A region of Thermorudis peleae DNA encodes the following proteins:
- a CDS encoding O-methyltransferase, translating into MSVPEHAIADDQARLVLDRLHAEDAAERAAGLPTEERIRAATPATGAFLYAVTLALRPKLVFEMGSSHAYSTIWFALAARTYGGQVIGTEIRPERVARANANLAEAGLADWARVEAGDAAEIARQLNTPIDLVFIDAEKDDYSRLFLAVIDVVRPGGLILADNVISHDCRAYQDLLRSRSDVHTITLAVERGIEWTVKQW; encoded by the coding sequence ATGTCTGTTCCCGAGCATGCTATTGCTGACGACCAAGCACGTTTAGTCCTCGATCGGCTTCATGCTGAAGACGCCGCAGAGCGTGCCGCTGGCCTGCCGACTGAAGAGCGCATCCGCGCGGCGACGCCTGCCACTGGCGCTTTCCTCTACGCCGTCACGCTTGCGCTTCGTCCTAAGCTGGTCTTCGAGATGGGCTCGTCCCATGCCTACTCAACGATCTGGTTTGCTTTGGCTGCTCGTACCTATGGTGGCCAGGTCATCGGCACGGAGATTCGCCCCGAGCGAGTGGCGCGTGCCAACGCTAACTTAGCCGAAGCTGGTCTTGCCGATTGGGCTCGCGTTGAGGCAGGGGACGCCGCCGAGATTGCGCGCCAGCTCAACACGCCAATCGATCTCGTCTTCATCGACGCGGAAAAAGACGACTACAGCCGGCTCTTCCTCGCTGTTATCGACGTCGTGCGTCCTGGCGGGTTAATTCTTGCGGACAACGTTATCTCGCACGACTGCCGCGCCTATCAAGATCTGCTGCGATCCCGCTCCGACGTCCATACGATCACGCTTGCTGTTGAGCGCGGCATCGAGTGGACTGTCAAGCAGTGGTAA
- the solA gene encoding N-methyl-L-tryptophan oxidase, which yields MSERYDVIVVGLGVMGAATAWQLAKRGRRVLGLEQFTRGHDRGSSHGRTRIIRAAYYESPAYVPLVRRAFTLWNELAAEAGKPLFLRTGGLYLGQPASELVAGSRQSAETHGIAHELLDAQELMARFPALRVPYEMVGLYEPDAGLLYADECVGALLDCAAQHGATLRFNEPVFRWQADGAGIRVETAQGQYSADRLVLTAGAWIGHLLAELGLPLTIWRILHVHFAPEGDDGRFDAGHLPFVLWQDDSGIYSAFPALPGQGVKFGRHDTGEPCTAETVRRTVTDEEVDDLRYQLNRYLPGAGGSVLWSLTCLYTMTPDHHFIIDRHPAYPQVIYASPCSGHGFKFASAIGEILADLATEGTTSHDIALFAAARLGIGANA from the coding sequence ATGAGCGAACGCTATGATGTCATCGTCGTTGGGCTCGGCGTAATGGGTGCTGCCACAGCCTGGCAGCTGGCCAAGCGTGGTCGACGCGTTCTCGGACTCGAGCAGTTTACCCGCGGCCACGACCGAGGCTCGTCACACGGACGAACTCGGATCATCCGCGCTGCCTATTATGAGTCTCCGGCATATGTCCCGCTCGTGCGACGAGCCTTTACTCTTTGGAATGAGCTGGCCGCCGAAGCTGGTAAGCCACTCTTCCTGCGAACCGGCGGACTCTATCTCGGCCAGCCAGCCAGCGAACTCGTCGCTGGCTCGCGACAGAGCGCCGAAACACACGGTATTGCCCACGAATTACTCGATGCCCAGGAACTGATGGCACGTTTTCCCGCTTTGCGCGTTCCGTACGAAATGGTCGGGCTCTACGAGCCGGACGCTGGCCTGCTCTACGCCGATGAATGCGTTGGCGCGCTGCTCGATTGCGCTGCCCAGCACGGCGCGACCCTCCGGTTCAACGAACCTGTATTCCGCTGGCAAGCTGATGGTGCAGGTATCCGTGTCGAAACCGCTCAAGGGCAGTACTCGGCCGACCGGCTAGTGCTCACAGCCGGAGCATGGATCGGCCACCTGCTTGCTGAACTCGGCTTGCCCCTGACGATCTGGCGCATCCTCCACGTCCATTTTGCGCCCGAAGGCGACGATGGGCGGTTCGATGCTGGCCATCTGCCCTTTGTCCTCTGGCAAGACGATAGCGGTATCTACAGCGCGTTCCCAGCCTTGCCCGGGCAAGGCGTCAAATTTGGCCGCCATGATACCGGCGAGCCTTGCACTGCTGAGACCGTACGCCGCACCGTCACTGACGAAGAAGTTGACGACCTGCGTTACCAACTCAACCGTTACCTTCCCGGCGCAGGCGGCTCGGTGCTCTGGTCGCTGACCTGTCTCTATACCATGACGCCTGACCACCACTTCATCATTGACCGACACCCTGCATACCCGCAGGTCATCTACGCGAGCCCCTGTTCAGGCCATGGTTTTAAATTTGCAAGTGCTATTGGGGAAATTCTCGCCGACCTTGCGACCGAAGGCACAACATCGCACGACATTGCGCTCTTCGCTGCAGCGCGCTTAGGCATCGGCGCCAACGCCTAG
- a CDS encoding peroxiredoxin family protein, which produces MTTSGVSSSPTPARPFPLWLRVLLIILGLALGGMLGSGAMVLWHAHQTRSATQSDPAYAALPVGSTAPDFTLTGLDGQPVRLSAYRGHVVLVNFWSSGCPPCVAEMPTLESLLTRYRDAGLVVLGVNQLEPADQVRVFVQQHGLHWVTALDQDGTVSRQWRVYAIPRSYLIAPDGRIVQTWLGALDPTAVDRALQALGLTPHDANAS; this is translated from the coding sequence ATGACGACCTCTGGCGTCTCGTCGTCTCCAACACCAGCGCGTCCGTTCCCACTCTGGCTGCGTGTGCTTCTGATAATCCTTGGCCTCGCTCTCGGTGGCATGCTTGGTAGTGGCGCCATGGTGCTCTGGCATGCGCACCAGACGCGGTCGGCTACGCAGAGCGATCCTGCGTACGCAGCCTTGCCAGTCGGCAGCACTGCGCCCGACTTCACGCTAACCGGACTGGATGGTCAGCCAGTGCGCCTTTCTGCTTATCGAGGCCATGTGGTGCTCGTCAACTTTTGGTCGTCAGGTTGTCCGCCCTGCGTAGCTGAGATGCCGACGCTTGAGTCGTTGCTGACGCGCTATCGGGATGCTGGGCTCGTCGTTCTCGGCGTGAATCAACTTGAGCCAGCAGATCAAGTGCGAGTGTTTGTCCAGCAACATGGACTACACTGGGTGACGGCACTTGATCAGGACGGAACCGTTAGCCGTCAGTGGCGCGTCTATGCTATCCCACGGAGTTACCTCATCGCCCCCGATGGACGGATTGTACAGACATGGCTTGGAGCGCTCGATCCTACAGCAGTTGACCGAGCGCTCCAAGCTCTGGGGCTCACCCCGCACGATGCGAACGCATCCTGA
- a CDS encoding flavin reductase family protein — translation MIDPMAFRDVLARFASGVTVVTAKRSQGYHGVTVTAFCSLSLNPPLVLICLDKEIQSHDIVAASPGFVVNILAREQEFLAEQFSGRAPLADPQFSRVPHRLGALGIPLIDGCLAWIECRHWAQYEGGDHTIFVGEVVALERGRADDPLVYFDRQFHDLAWD, via the coding sequence ATGATCGATCCGATGGCGTTCCGCGATGTTCTTGCGCGGTTTGCCAGTGGAGTGACCGTGGTAACGGCAAAGCGATCACAGGGCTACCACGGCGTGACCGTCACCGCCTTTTGTTCGCTCTCCCTCAATCCACCGCTTGTGCTGATTTGTCTTGACAAGGAGATTCAGAGTCACGATATCGTTGCCGCATCGCCGGGTTTTGTCGTCAACATCTTGGCACGTGAGCAAGAGTTTCTCGCCGAGCAATTTTCAGGACGTGCACCGTTAGCCGACCCGCAGTTCAGCCGAGTGCCTCATCGCCTTGGTGCCCTCGGCATTCCGCTCATCGACGGCTGCCTCGCGTGGATCGAATGCCGACATTGGGCTCAGTATGAGGGCGGTGACCATACGATCTTCGTTGGTGAAGTCGTTGCACTCGAGCGTGGTCGAGCTGACGATCCGCTCGTGTACTTTGACCGGCAGTTCCATGACCTTGCCTGGGACTAG
- a CDS encoding EAL and HDOD domain-containing protein has product MRDLFLRRQAIFDRRLEVVGYALSAEPSGALSARLADPEGAARLLVDVFIEVGFETLVGDRLAFLALPQQFLVSELESLATILPRDRLVLEVRAPVTDPAVFDALRTLAMRGCWVLADVPALPTPGDPVLEWADMARIDLAQEDILALPERVAGLRQAGLRLLVANVSDYTTFTRCRDLGVDYFQGPFLHAPDALGGRRSPTSRSTLLLLARLHDPEIEFSELESLISLDVSLTYKLLRLVNSAWYGRRKRVSSVREALLLLGTRLIAAWVSLIVLAGVTDKPRELMVTAVVRARMCELIAGMLGRPNRETYFLVGLLSVLDVLLDTPMDELLASLPLTEEVSRALLAHEGEFGEVLESVLAYERGEWDRVRLPEIRASLLAEAFVDAITFAREVELALAA; this is encoded by the coding sequence GTGCGTGACCTGTTTCTGCGCCGCCAAGCGATCTTCGATCGGCGCCTTGAGGTCGTTGGCTATGCGCTGAGTGCTGAGCCATCGGGTGCCCTCTCGGCGCGACTGGCTGACCCCGAAGGCGCAGCCCGCTTGCTCGTTGATGTCTTCATTGAAGTCGGATTTGAGACCTTGGTGGGTGATCGGCTCGCATTTTTGGCTTTGCCTCAGCAGTTCCTCGTCAGCGAACTTGAATCATTGGCCACGATTCTACCGCGTGACCGGCTTGTGCTCGAAGTTCGTGCTCCAGTAACTGACCCAGCGGTTTTTGACGCCTTACGCACGCTGGCGATGCGAGGATGCTGGGTGTTGGCCGATGTGCCAGCGTTACCAACCCCTGGCGACCCGGTGCTCGAGTGGGCCGATATGGCGCGGATTGATCTTGCCCAAGAAGATATCCTGGCGCTCCCTGAGCGTGTTGCGGGGCTCCGCCAGGCTGGCTTACGGCTCCTCGTTGCCAACGTCAGCGACTACACGACATTCACACGATGCCGTGATCTCGGCGTCGATTATTTCCAGGGGCCGTTCTTGCATGCGCCTGACGCGCTTGGAGGACGGCGGAGTCCGACGAGTCGCTCAACGTTGCTCCTTCTCGCCCGACTGCATGATCCAGAAATCGAGTTCTCGGAACTCGAGTCGTTGATCTCGCTTGATGTGAGCCTGACCTATAAGCTGCTACGGTTAGTCAATTCAGCGTGGTATGGTCGCCGCAAGCGGGTGTCGTCAGTGCGGGAAGCGCTGTTATTGCTGGGGACTCGCCTAATTGCTGCCTGGGTGAGCTTGATCGTGCTAGCGGGTGTGACCGACAAACCACGTGAGCTCATGGTTACGGCTGTGGTCCGGGCGCGGATGTGCGAGTTGATCGCTGGCATGCTTGGCCGACCAAACCGCGAAACGTATTTCCTCGTCGGACTCCTCTCTGTGCTCGATGTGCTGCTTGACACGCCAATGGATGAACTCCTCGCCTCGCTGCCGCTGACCGAAGAGGTCAGTCGCGCTTTGCTCGCTCACGAAGGCGAGTTTGGCGAGGTGCTCGAGAGTGTCCTCGCCTACGAGCGCGGCGAGTGGGATCGTGTTCGGTTGCCCGAGATTCGGGCAAGCTTGCTAGCAGAAGCGTTCGTTGATGCTATAACCTTCGCGCGTGAAGTCGAACTTGCGCTAGCGGCCTAA
- a CDS encoding PhzF family phenazine biosynthesis protein gives MATRIFWVDAFTNRPFTGNPAAVCLLATPRPDTWLQHLAAELRCSETAFLLPDSDGFQLRWFTPTTEVDLCGHATLASAHVLWEVGLLPLDAPARFQTRSGLLTAEYRDGWITLDFPATPAQPIATPLALVAALGVEPRFVGQSCFDYLVELADEATVRTLAPAMEQVAALPVRGVIVTSRAEPGRDYDIVSRFFAPQLGIPEDPVTGSAHCCLGPFWSARLGRNTITAYQASPRGGLLRVQVTDSRVFLSGQAVTVLLGELLA, from the coding sequence ATGGCTACACGAATCTTCTGGGTCGACGCGTTTACCAACCGTCCTTTTACAGGCAATCCAGCCGCGGTTTGCCTGCTCGCTACACCGCGTCCCGACACATGGCTCCAACACCTTGCCGCAGAACTGCGCTGCTCCGAAACCGCGTTTCTCCTGCCGGATAGCGATGGCTTCCAGCTCCGCTGGTTCACCCCAACCACGGAAGTTGATCTCTGTGGACATGCCACGCTTGCCAGCGCCCATGTTCTCTGGGAAGTAGGACTTCTCCCCCTCGACGCCCCAGCCCGCTTTCAAACCCGCAGTGGACTCTTGACTGCGGAGTACCGTGACGGCTGGATCACACTCGACTTCCCGGCGACACCTGCGCAACCAATTGCAACTCCACTCGCCCTTGTCGCAGCACTCGGTGTTGAGCCGCGCTTCGTCGGCCAAAGCTGCTTTGACTACCTCGTTGAACTCGCCGATGAAGCAACAGTCCGCACGCTTGCACCAGCGATGGAACAAGTCGCTGCGCTACCAGTTCGTGGGGTTATCGTGACGAGTCGGGCTGAGCCCGGTCGCGACTACGACATCGTCTCGCGCTTCTTCGCACCCCAGCTTGGGATTCCGGAAGACCCTGTAACGGGCTCGGCACATTGCTGTCTCGGCCCGTTTTGGAGTGCACGGCTCGGCCGCAACACCATCACGGCCTACCAAGCCTCGCCACGAGGTGGTCTACTCCGGGTCCAGGTCACTGACTCGCGGGTCTTCCTTAGCGGCCAAGCTGTGACCGTGCTGCTCGGTGAACTCCTGGCATAG
- a CDS encoding L-fuconate dehydratase: MSLTITGVTVEDIRFPTSRTLTGSDAMHPDPDYSAAYVVLSTNQPGLEGHGLTFTIGRGNELCVAAVQSLAPLVIGTQLEAITRDFARFWYRLTSDGQLRWVGPEKGVIHLATAAIVNAIWDLWAKAEGKPLWKLLVDLSPEELVACIPFRHITDALTPEEALDLLRRQQPGRAEREQHVRAEGYPAYTTSAGWLGYSDEQVVALTREALAQGFTAIKMKVGDDLEADRRRAALIRSVIGPERKLMMDANQRWDVPEAIAWMRELAAFEPWWIEEPTHPDDVLGHAAIARALAPIRVATGEHCANRILFKQYLQAQGLQICQIDACRLGGVNEVLAVLLLAAKFGVPVCPHAGGVGLCEYVQHLSIFDFIAVSGSMEDRVIEYVDHLHEHFVDPVVVRNARYQVPERPGYSIEMKPESRAQYRFPDGPVWRELVAAQAEGR; this comes from the coding sequence ATGTCGCTAACGATTACGGGGGTAACAGTTGAGGACATCCGTTTCCCAACGTCGCGCACCCTGACTGGATCTGATGCGATGCATCCCGATCCAGATTACTCTGCTGCCTACGTTGTGCTGTCGACTAATCAGCCGGGACTGGAAGGGCATGGTCTCACCTTCACGATCGGACGAGGCAATGAACTCTGCGTCGCTGCTGTGCAGAGTCTGGCTCCGCTGGTGATTGGAACACAGCTCGAGGCGATTACCCGCGACTTTGCCCGTTTCTGGTATCGCTTAACCTCTGATGGTCAGCTGCGCTGGGTTGGGCCCGAGAAGGGTGTCATTCACCTAGCAACGGCGGCAATTGTGAATGCAATCTGGGATCTATGGGCGAAGGCGGAGGGGAAGCCGCTTTGGAAGCTCTTGGTCGACCTTTCACCGGAGGAACTGGTTGCATGTATTCCCTTCCGCCACATTACTGATGCCCTGACACCAGAGGAAGCGCTTGATCTCTTGCGGCGCCAGCAACCAGGTCGGGCAGAGCGAGAACAGCACGTGCGGGCTGAGGGCTATCCAGCCTACACCACTTCGGCTGGCTGGCTCGGCTATTCAGACGAGCAAGTTGTGGCACTCACGCGTGAGGCACTGGCTCAGGGCTTCACTGCCATCAAGATGAAAGTCGGTGATGACCTCGAAGCTGATCGGCGGCGTGCCGCGCTGATCCGTTCAGTTATTGGCCCGGAACGCAAGCTGATGATGGATGCGAACCAGCGCTGGGACGTACCTGAGGCGATTGCGTGGATGCGCGAGCTGGCAGCATTCGAGCCATGGTGGATTGAGGAGCCAACGCACCCCGACGATGTTCTCGGTCATGCCGCAATTGCACGAGCCCTGGCTCCGATTCGCGTTGCGACAGGTGAGCACTGTGCCAACCGGATTCTGTTCAAGCAATATTTGCAAGCCCAGGGGCTACAGATCTGTCAGATCGATGCGTGCCGGCTTGGTGGGGTCAACGAAGTGCTCGCGGTGCTGCTCCTCGCGGCCAAGTTTGGCGTACCCGTGTGTCCGCATGCTGGTGGTGTTGGTTTGTGTGAGTATGTGCAGCACCTCTCTATCTTCGACTTCATCGCTGTCAGTGGCAGCATGGAGGACCGCGTGATCGAGTATGTCGATCACCTGCACGAGCATTTCGTTGACCCGGTGGTTGTACGCAATGCGCGCTATCAGGTTCCGGAGCGTCCTGGGTACAGCATTGAGATGAAGCCCGAGTCTCGAGCACAGTATCGCTTCCCAGATGGTCCCGTCTGGCGTGAGCTCGTAGCTGCGCAAGCCGAAGGACGGTAG
- a CDS encoding ATP-dependent helicase — MTMAAMSDRCAVLSERARQAWARLHDSPGVPQWLDVPVLVTLDGELPDRGGIPLTVKAEDGTTLGRAMVYTHEWYPSCQQQSPFSHYYPTLRAVLRARQLRAAQGDETMKEPLRLQLLQAVAADTPRGQRIVVLLKFIIAPEYTLTGRQLETVYSCPLQMLFTNFLGVSHDTRKARSASNQVRGQVIHEAYRRVAAALIDGADPDGIDAIYHVALFRELAEQLVLLCNPLANVPEADLRHAFNARSTVIEHCQTAWQDDKKPRRLYLERLLYSPSRGISGRVDRIEEPASEGHPWCVVEVKTTNLSAQRDPTSGERHPGGLQAMAYWEILRSLGVQPADARVELIESSGAVRPFSLAQHALTIRAKISWGKSDDPHSIDLIAQARNIGYCIASGLFTGYDRQRLDRVMAGEGAGFRLRELQGRFDLMADAPPCSICPARSRGLCGRGWKATNFTEAEVPPLRNLFSTVPDRLFRYWSWFHRQLKEEERQSREALFHLIATPATTLELQDGITLQGLRIADRTEHLVCFEREQPLDTRIREDDTVLVTPEQYLPGQLLSVEGHVRAVEERRITVVLEDDRLPEDAHTFRLDLITGHDMRQWQLEGLTDFLLMTMESAPVRGRKLLLSELPALAQTLLGVRPPVTPATVETKALPPTLIAGLNDEQRTILATALAMKPGDLLLIQGPPGTGKTQLIAAIARAVFMQQLFQPVSDRRPVLVLANTHRAANEVVLKLRRLDARLSPFLVRFGAGRQSRLEEGVKEHVLSERLQLTQVLEQIARSLNGQEHDTAAVNMAVRQLWETIRRGQTILEHAGIFVGTLGSAASAEVRGLSFDTVIVDEAGQATEPAMLQALRRLPPGYQGRLILVGDHFQLPPVVTQEIKPPPYPGLAVLGLRDTDSLRTSAFERLARLYPDALQTLHKQYRMNAPICQLVSETFYAGQLVPGTEQVARQRLADWLRMNGLSPVPGLLSGDPPIILIETTDDPTARDTGAGASGLREESWANPREAEIIARLLSDWIAAFPEDARPMLVQGIGVISPYRRQNALIRYTLAQRDPALKHVRVDTVDRFQGGERPIIVLSLVNSNPQHNIGSLHADWRRMNVALSRAQYLLVIVGDPATFTAEPSEQASAEEREARQRYRALFACLRRLAAANHARIVPSLSLTAEDMR; from the coding sequence ATGACCATGGCGGCGATGTCCGACCGCTGTGCAGTGCTTAGCGAGCGTGCTCGGCAGGCGTGGGCGCGCTTGCACGATTCACCTGGCGTTCCGCAGTGGCTCGATGTCCCCGTCCTGGTAACGCTGGATGGCGAGCTTCCCGATAGGGGCGGTATCCCCCTGACGGTGAAGGCCGAAGATGGAACAACCCTCGGTCGGGCTATGGTCTATACTCACGAGTGGTATCCGAGCTGCCAGCAGCAATCGCCATTCTCTCACTACTATCCAACACTGCGTGCTGTTCTTCGTGCTCGCCAACTTCGGGCTGCGCAAGGGGATGAGACGATGAAGGAACCGCTACGCTTGCAGTTGTTGCAAGCGGTCGCTGCCGATACCCCGCGTGGCCAGCGTATCGTTGTGCTGCTCAAATTCATTATTGCTCCAGAGTACACCCTTACTGGACGACAACTGGAAACAGTCTATTCTTGCCCGCTCCAAATGCTCTTCACAAACTTCTTGGGCGTGAGCCATGATACGCGAAAGGCGCGCTCGGCCAGTAACCAAGTGCGAGGGCAGGTTATCCACGAGGCTTATCGTCGCGTCGCGGCTGCCCTGATCGATGGTGCTGACCCTGATGGTATCGATGCGATATACCATGTTGCTCTCTTTCGGGAACTCGCCGAACAGCTCGTCTTGCTCTGCAACCCGCTAGCGAATGTGCCCGAGGCAGACCTGCGGCATGCCTTTAATGCTCGCTCGACAGTCATTGAGCATTGCCAGACAGCCTGGCAGGACGACAAGAAGCCTCGGCGGTTGTATCTGGAGCGCCTACTATACTCACCATCACGCGGGATTTCAGGTCGGGTGGATCGGATTGAGGAGCCTGCGAGCGAGGGGCATCCCTGGTGTGTTGTTGAAGTCAAGACGACAAATCTGAGTGCGCAGCGTGACCCGACGTCCGGTGAGCGCCACCCAGGTGGACTCCAGGCAATGGCGTACTGGGAGATTCTGCGCAGTCTGGGTGTGCAGCCAGCGGATGCGCGAGTCGAGCTCATCGAGTCAAGTGGGGCCGTTCGGCCGTTTTCATTGGCACAGCATGCGCTGACCATTCGCGCCAAGATCTCCTGGGGAAAGTCTGACGATCCACACAGTATTGACCTCATCGCCCAAGCGCGCAACATCGGCTATTGCATCGCCAGTGGACTGTTCACCGGATATGACCGGCAACGGCTTGACCGTGTGATGGCTGGCGAAGGCGCCGGCTTTCGTCTACGGGAGCTGCAAGGTCGTTTCGATTTGATGGCCGATGCCCCTCCCTGTTCGATTTGTCCAGCACGATCGCGTGGCCTTTGCGGCCGTGGCTGGAAGGCGACCAACTTCACTGAGGCTGAAGTGCCACCACTGCGCAACCTTTTCTCAACAGTGCCAGACCGTCTCTTTCGCTACTGGTCGTGGTTCCATCGTCAGCTCAAGGAAGAAGAGCGTCAGAGCCGTGAGGCGCTGTTCCATCTCATCGCGACGCCAGCGACCACGCTTGAACTACAGGACGGTATTACCCTTCAGGGGCTGCGCATCGCGGATCGCACTGAGCATCTTGTATGTTTCGAGCGCGAGCAGCCGCTTGATACGCGCATTCGCGAGGATGACACAGTGCTTGTTACCCCAGAGCAGTATTTGCCGGGCCAACTCCTGTCCGTCGAGGGACACGTCCGGGCAGTAGAAGAGCGTCGCATTACGGTTGTGCTTGAGGATGACCGGTTGCCAGAGGATGCCCACACCTTCCGCCTTGACCTGATTACTGGGCATGATATGCGTCAGTGGCAGCTTGAAGGACTCACTGATTTCTTGCTGATGACCATGGAAAGCGCTCCTGTGCGCGGGCGGAAGCTGCTTCTCTCGGAATTGCCAGCGCTCGCTCAAACCTTGCTCGGCGTCCGTCCACCAGTAACGCCCGCCACGGTCGAGACCAAGGCGTTGCCCCCGACGCTTATTGCTGGCTTGAATGACGAGCAACGGACAATCCTTGCGACTGCTCTCGCGATGAAGCCGGGAGATCTGTTGCTGATTCAAGGGCCACCAGGTACAGGTAAGACGCAACTGATTGCGGCGATTGCTCGCGCAGTATTCATGCAGCAACTGTTTCAGCCCGTATCCGATCGTCGGCCAGTGCTGGTGCTTGCCAATACCCATCGCGCGGCAAACGAAGTCGTCTTAAAGCTCCGTCGTCTCGATGCCAGGCTTTCGCCATTCCTCGTGCGCTTTGGGGCGGGTCGACAGAGTCGTCTAGAAGAAGGAGTCAAAGAACATGTTCTCTCGGAGCGTCTCCAGCTTACCCAGGTGCTGGAACAGATCGCGCGGTCGCTGAATGGTCAGGAGCATGACACGGCGGCAGTCAATATGGCAGTCCGACAGCTATGGGAGACGATTCGTCGAGGGCAGACGATCCTTGAGCATGCTGGGATTTTTGTCGGTACGCTCGGCTCAGCGGCATCAGCCGAGGTGCGTGGACTCAGCTTCGACACGGTGATTGTCGATGAGGCAGGGCAGGCGACTGAGCCAGCGATGCTGCAAGCGCTCCGCCGTTTGCCGCCTGGCTACCAGGGGCGGTTAATCTTGGTAGGCGACCATTTCCAGTTGCCACCAGTCGTAACACAGGAGATTAAGCCACCGCCATATCCAGGGCTCGCAGTACTGGGTCTGCGCGATACTGATTCTCTCCGGACCTCGGCTTTTGAGCGCCTTGCTCGCCTCTATCCTGATGCGCTGCAGACATTGCACAAGCAATACCGCATGAATGCGCCAATTTGCCAGCTGGTCAGTGAAACGTTCTACGCTGGGCAACTGGTTCCAGGTACGGAGCAGGTTGCACGTCAACGGTTAGCCGACTGGCTGAGAATGAACGGTCTTTCGCCAGTACCTGGTCTGCTGAGTGGTGATCCGCCAATCATTCTCATTGAGACGACAGATGATCCAACTGCTCGCGATACTGGTGCAGGGGCAAGTGGGCTGCGTGAAGAATCGTGGGCGAATCCCCGCGAGGCAGAGATTATCGCTCGACTCCTCAGTGATTGGATTGCAGCGTTTCCCGAGGACGCTCGGCCAATGCTGGTACAGGGAATTGGTGTGATTTCACCCTATCGTCGGCAGAACGCCCTGATCCGCTACACGCTTGCCCAGCGTGATCCGGCGCTCAAGCATGTGCGCGTCGATACCGTTGACCGCTTTCAAGGTGGTGAGCGGCCAATCATCGTGCTGAGCCTGGTCAACAGCAACCCGCAACACAATATCGGCTCATTGCATGCTGATTGGCGGCGGATGAACGTTGCGCTTTCCCGTGCGCAATATCTGCTTGTCATCGTTGGGGATCCAGCAACGTTTACTGCTGAGCCTTCCGAGCAGGCATCGGCCGAGGAACGCGAGGCGCGCCAGCGCTATCGTGCGCTGTTCGCTTGCTTGCGGCGCTTGGCTGCTGCGAACCACGCGCGTATTGTGCCGAGCCTGTCGCTTACGGCAGAGGACATGCGATGA
- the upp gene encoding uracil phosphoribosyltransferase: protein MMVVQQGHERPRPMAGREQPPRDAVVHNPRLTVLDHPLVTTLLTTLRHQATPADAFAHALNELTRFTLWAALANEPLETVRVPSPTGLEAPGGRLANGLALVAIARAGLGMLVAARALLPEAPFYIIGAHRDEQTLEPTILFTSLPPSYQGLRHILLLDPMLATGGSAVAALRHLRQAFSGAITYLGIIGAPYGVQQVLNADATVRIVLAALDDRLNDQGFILPGLGDAGDRLFATIPI from the coding sequence ATGATGGTAGTGCAGCAAGGGCACGAACGACCTAGGCCGATGGCCGGACGCGAACAGCCGCCACGCGATGCCGTGGTGCATAACCCACGCCTAACTGTTCTTGACCACCCGCTAGTGACAACGCTGCTCACGACTCTCCGCCATCAAGCGACTCCAGCCGACGCGTTTGCTCATGCGTTGAACGAGCTTACCCGCTTCACGCTCTGGGCAGCGCTTGCGAACGAACCTCTTGAGACTGTCCGTGTTCCCTCACCAACCGGACTTGAGGCGCCAGGCGGTCGGCTGGCTAACGGCCTCGCCCTGGTGGCCATTGCACGAGCAGGACTTGGCATGCTTGTCGCGGCCCGTGCGCTGCTCCCAGAGGCACCTTTCTACATCATCGGTGCTCATCGAGATGAACAGACGCTCGAGCCAACGATTCTCTTTACGAGCCTACCGCCGTCTTATCAAGGACTCCGGCATATTTTGCTCCTCGATCCAATGCTCGCTACTGGAGGCTCAGCCGTTGCAGCGCTGCGACATCTTCGTCAGGCTTTCAGTGGCGCTATCACCTATCTCGGAATTATCGGAGCACCCTATGGCGTCCAACAGGTCTTGAATGCCGACGCGACTGTTCGTATCGTGCTTGCCGCACTCGACGATCGACTTAACGACCAGGGCTTCATCCTTCCAGGGCTCGGCGACGCTGGTGACCGGCTCTTCGCAACGATTCCCATTTAG